The nucleotide sequence tttcatgattagaaaaaaattgatttcaaGAAATAAGATATAATAAGACTCACAGTAGCAAAGCATACTTACCTGCTTCATTACATAAGGCTTTCAAGTCTGCTCCAACGTACCCATGAGCACTATTTGCCAGCTGTAGCAGTTCAACTTCAGTGAGTAAATGGGGTACCCTTTGAAGCAATTTCTGGAGAATATCTAGCCGATCTGCAGCATTAGGAACTCCAATCTCTATCTCTTTATCAAATCGTCCTGGTCTTCGAAGTGCAGCATCTAAGGCGTGAGGGCGATTTGTGGCCCCAAGGACCAACACCTGGCCTTCACTTCCTtccttacaaaataaaataagaataaattacaCATTCTTCTAACACTAATACATACAATTgccatatctatatctatatagatctgaaattatctatctatatctatacttAACATACAGAAGTACTGGCTATATAGATAATATGGATCTAAGTGTCCACACTAAGTCTCATCCTTTACACTGTTATTACACATCCCACATTTTCCTAAGTTCAGCCTCAAAACTCCCTCATCTAGAAAGTTTTCCACTATGTAACTTCCCAACTATAGTGATGTCTCTCTCCCCCCTTTTGGCATCTAAACTTCACTGTTTTCATGAATAAGAAGGTATAATATCCTACCATAGAGTTGTTTTAATTTGTCCTTTTCCCCCTACTTGAAACAAAGACTATGACAAGCACATTATCCAAATAGAACAAGACTCTATTATACAATTGTCTTAGAAATCTTATTCACATGTGGACTGTActttttttattctgatgtttAAATTCCTAGTAATAAAGACAGCAATATATCCAATACCTGAGTATCAGCCACCCTTGAATGCATATAGATTTTTCACATAGGAATGAAATTTGGAACAACAAATTATAAAGAACTATAATGATCAGCCATCTGTGAAAGTTATCCAACATTTTATTCTGATGACCCAAGTATAATCCCACAGAGACAAGCTTAACTGACATGTGATTCAAAGTAAGGAAACTGAAACCTATTCAATTATACTGGCTGTCCCAACAGAAAATGTATGGATTACAATAAATCTATCAATTACGTATTTAGAAGACAAAAACAGGCCTGTAAGCATTTTCATACTTAAACATCCGTGTCACCCGCTTCCAGTCCTGCTCATAGGCAAGAATATCAGTCCACAGTGGACCTATCccagcaggagagaaagaggcagcaaGGATGTAATAATTAAGATCCTCCAAAACAGAGCCTTCCATCTGATTTCATACTTACCAGAACTCTTCTAATTATAATACAGCTCTCTAGAAATATTCACAGTCAAGGTGGAAAGAGTCATCCATAAACAAAGTCATCAATAAACAAAGATATTTGGTTGgcttaatgattctttttttattttttaagattttatttatttattcatgacagacacagggggagagagaggcagagacacaggcagagggagaagcaggctccatgcagggagccccgggccaaagggaggcgctaaaccgctgagccacccagggatccccgattgtACTTCTTATTGTAAACAGAAATTGGCATCTCAGTTTATGTATATCTCTTGTGAGTGTTGTTACTATGGATCAATTCTCAGAGCCCTGCCACCTCCAACATACTAGCATCATTGAATTCTCCAATTTTAAAGGCTGAGAACCAAATGTGCGACATCATCACACCTAGTTATTGCACCAAGACTTAGAATCACGTGGTCATCCAGCCTCCCTCAGGTATCAATTCTTCTTTTATGTTACTCTTAAAATTGTCAACAcaattgttggggcacctggatggcttagtcagttgagcatccaactcttgatttcagctcaggtcatgatctcatgggatgtgggactgagccctatgctggggagtctgcttaagattctctctcctgggatccctgggtggcgcagcagtttagctcctgcctttggcccagggcgcgatcctggagacccgggattgaatcccacatcgggctcccggtgcatggagcctgcttctccctctgcctgtgtctctgcctctctctctctctctctctctcactgtgtgcctatcattaataagtagaaaataaaaaataaaaaataaaaaaaattaaaaaaaaaaaaagattctccttctccttccctctccccacttgcacaCATATGCTCGTGAGCTcgctctccctcactctctctaaaataaataaatcttaaaaaaaaaaaaaaaactgtaacacACTAGCAAATAATGGAGACTTAAAACCCAATCTTCACATTATGTTCACATGTTTAGTTTCTACCAGTAGGAAAGTTCTAACTGTCCagttttttaatgtataaagGAGGGCTTGGGGCTAcatgatttctaaaatttcttttgacTCTAACATACTTTGATTCTAAAAATTGTGTTATTTACAATCCTGCATAAGAACTGTATTCTGGTAAATGGCTGTCACAGGAGTCTgacaaaatttcttttcattcctgCCATTGCTCCTATGGATCTTCCTTTCATAGTAAGCACATAGTTTTTATTAATATGTGAGTAAATGCCCTATCAGAGAATGTGGTAACATGGGTAGATTCTTTTTAGATGTTGtacatattttccattattttcactttcttttctttcacttgttAAACCTAAAGCCCCAAAAGAATCAATTTTTACAGGAATATAGAAGACTTACTCATGAAATTTCTTAGTAAAATTGATCTAaatcttccttactgatttttgcTTCAGATTTTTAAGTTAATACCATTTACTACAAAAGAAACCcatcactgtttattttttatatggtaGGAACACATGACATTATATCATCCTAGAAGTTACTAAGATATCTGctgaagaaaattaatttatggattttttcctttagtttttaagGCTAATATTTTTCCCTGTCCTATAATATCCCAAAACTCAGATATATTTGATAGTTTTTGCtactatatatgtattattagGAATCATTGCTTTCACAACACAGAATAGATATTGGTACTATACTTACTGAACCAATGCCATCCATCAGTGTTAAGAGTGATGCTACCACTCTTTTTTCCACTTCATTCTGAGCCCCTTCTCTTTTAGGACAAAGTGCATCCAgctcatcaataaaaataatagatggGTGtctaaaaacaagtaaaatgaattatttaatatacatcttatttttaaatttgatgtatTGCATTTCAAGTGAAACTGAACAattccaattttttaattgaaacacacatgcaaaagaatgaaacttacaccatatacaaaaataaagtcaaaatggattaaaacctAAATAGGAGACCTGAAAATACAAAGAGAGCACAGggagtaatttctctgacatcagccatagaaacatttttctagatatgtctcccgaggcaagggaaataaaagcaaaaataaactactgggactacatcaaataaaaagcttcttcacagcaaaggaaacaatcaacaaaactaaaagacaaccctactaaatggaagaaggtatttgcaaatgacatatatccaaatatataaactGATACtcctcaatacccaaaaaacaaataatccggctgaaaatgaacagaagacacagacatttcttcaaagatacaCAGGtgaccaatagacacatgaaaacatcCTCAACATCACTTACCAggaaaatgtgaatcaaaactacaatgagattatcacctcacacctgtcagaacagctaaaatcaaaaaccaTGATACAGGTGTGAgcgaggatgtgaagaaaaaggaacccacatgcactgctgatgggaatgcaaactggtgcagccactgtggaggtttctcaaaaagttaaaaatagaactactctacaacccagaaattacactactgggtatttacccaaaaaatacaaaaacactaattcaaaggtatACATGCACCTCTTATTtacagcaacattatttacaatagccaaataatggacgcagcccaaatgtccactgatgaatgaatggataaagaaaatgtagtatatatacacaatgaaatattattcagccataaaaagaaagaaatcttgccatttgcaatgagatGGATGAAGCTACAAAGTAtagtgctaaatgaaataagtaacagaaagacagaaaccatataatttcacttatcagtttaatttaagaaataaacgagcaaaggaaaaaaaagaaaccaaaaaacagacttaactacagagaacaaactgatggttacaagAGGGATGActgaaataggtaatggggattagcATCGTGAGAACAGGGTGATGTAGGGAATCgctgaattactatgttgtatacctgaaactaatacaacactgtaaactatactggaattaaaataaaaacttaattaaaaaaaagaaatgcaatgtaTCAAATTTAGAACTCAGTTAATAATATTAAAGACAAAGGCAACAAGATGTTAAACTGAAAAACCGTACATTAATTCTTGTCCAAATTATTAATTCATCACTTTCCAGCAAATCTAAATTCAATAAAAAGTAGAGTATTAAGAATAGTCTACTGCTCATGAGATCAGTCTATGCCAAAATAGAACTTGCCTGCTAATACCCAGTAAATTAGTAAATTGTTATGATTCCATCAATTCAGGAGGCCAGAGTTGTCCCCTGGAGCAGGTGTAAAGTCCAAGGGATAGAAATTCCAAATgtgctccctttttttttttttttttttttgtctattagAAAAAGAACTTTCGAGGTGATCGGTTCTCCCATATAAAGATGTGAATTCTCTCACAATAGAAAGCTTCAGGACAGCCCAGGGAGCTCAGGGGTTTAcagccaccttcagtccagggcgtgatcctggagacccaggatggagtcccatatcgggctccctgcatggagcctacttctccctctgcctttgtctctgcctctctgtctctctctgtgtctctatgaataaataaataaagtcttttaaaaaaaagaaagcttcaaCTGCCAGGAAcgtaataataatgaaaacacacTACACAATATGGTATACCATTGGTTCTCAAATTTTCAGTACTGGGACTACCAGCCTTATAAAGGACTACCTTATTTCATCTgctatctctgaaaaaaaaaaaacttcaaaaatgaaAGTTCTTTTGATAAGAGCAGAATTATGATCAGTTAAATACCAAAACAATGTTAGGGACATAGCCTTATTATGAATAGTACATTAGACCAAGTTATAGACCACATTCTTATACTCACTACAATGTAATATGGTAGCCTAAACTGAGGAATAATCaataagaattgtttttaaagagcaaaagagggcagccccggtggcccaacggtttagtgacgctttcggcccagggtgtgatcctggagacctgggatcaagtcccacgtcaggctccctgcatggagcctgcttctccctctgcctgtgtctctgcctctctctctcactctctctctctctctctgtcgtgaataaataaataaaatcttaaaaaaaaaaaaaaaaaaagaccaaaagattTGTCCCTTTGAAacaaactataattttaaaaaaaagggttttAAGCATAAAGGGCTAATATAATACAATCTACTAAGACAACTAGATAAACTAGATATGCCTAAGTATCCTAAATCATAAATTTATATGCTCAAGTAAAATCATGACTTACCATACAACATTGTCTTAATTTTCCTACTTTATGTAATTCAATAACTCACTGATCAAACTTCCAAAcaatactaaataaaaatagattaaatacaaCTTCATTAGATTTACAATCTTTTCTAGTGCTATTAGTATTATTCTTCTAGTGTTCTTTCATGTTTCATATAAAGTGTTAGTAACTCTACTTTAACATAATCTTGATTACTAATTACAAATCTAAATGTAAGTACCGTAGAGTGgcttcagcaaatatttgacGTAACCTTGCTTCTGTCTCCCCATAGAATCTGTAACAAATAAAGTAACATTTAAGGATCGACTCTTAGTGTTTTTAAAGTTTGTCTATAAAAGCTCATTTAATTTTCCTAATACTTCCAGAATActtaaaattactttcaaaaactattttctaaacttaatttttatacacaattaaaagcaaatttaaagtatttcaacaaaaaaaaataaaaaaataaagtatttcaacatatgaactaGACAGACAGAATGCTAtgcagtcatttttttaaaatcacttttaagaAGCATTTAATAACACTTTATTGTATTAAAGTATGCACCTACTTGCTTATAATTTCAGGACCATTAATTACAGAAACATAGGCTCCGACTTCATTAGCAACAGCCCTGGCAATCATTGTCTTTCCAGTGCCTGGAGGGCCATAGAGTAACACTCCTCTAGGTGGGggaattcctagaagaaaaagaagagaacaatGGATTCAGCATTACTAGGTTTCTTGTATTGTCATGTGGCTGCAAATAGGagttgtaaaatataaataaatttacctCGTATTACAAAATTAAAGAGTCAgaccttctgcccctgccccctcccccaaaaatgTACTAACTGGCCCAAATGCTAATCTCTGGCAATGACCTTCTCTCTGTAGACCCAACCAGGTCATGCACACTGGTAAAAAACTGGCTGGACACCCAAACGATTGCCATGTTCCATCCCAGATAGCACAGCTCAATATCAGAACACAAAGCTCGGACAAGAACACAGGCATCCAAAGGAAGCCATCAATCCTAATTTTGATCTCAACTAGCCATCTTAGGTTATATAAGCATTACTAACAAAATGTCAATCAAaggattcatatatatataaagattcatgaaaaatgaaaaggcagagaaagagatggTAGGCACCAAATACATGCAGAGGATCTGGGTAATTACCACACAGAGGAAGCCCTGAGTTTCCTAGGAACCACTCCCTTAACCACTTGCTTCAATGCAAAGAGATCTGCACACAGTTACATTTCTTAACAAAGAAGCCTTATCCAACATATTTGAATGTTCGGTTTCCTTCTTTGGTCATTACAGCTGATCTAGAATGACAAGATACTAATTCTAGATCTAATACAAACAATTGTGGAAATATGCAATTAGAAGAGACAAGGCTGAAACTAATTGACTTTACAACCTAAAGAGATCAAGCATGGAAAAAAGGCTCACTTAACTGGTATCTCCCAAAGCAACTCACACCTCCTACCATACCTACCactcaggaaagaaaaacaagaaaagaagatGAACAATTATTACATAAGTGGAATGAACCAACTGCTTTTTAGTTTGAATTTAATACTTCTGTTGCAATACACTGAAGGAATCATACCATAACTCTTGAAAAGTTCGGGCTGTTTGAGAGGCAATTCAATAATCTCTCTAATTGCTTTCAGCTGACTACTTAAGCCTCCTATCATGTCATAAGTTACTTTGAATTGGTTGTCTTCCTCTTCTGAATTTGTATGAACCTTTATAAAATTAATTCTTGttgttgaagaaataaaataaaaaatatcagtgtTGCACTTTGCTCCCACACAAGCTGACTTCAGCAATCTCTCTTCATTGATAAGTTGCTCATTTCCTCCTCTGGCCGACTCAAAACTACATTTAAGTTCTGTGACTTCCACTAGTCCAAGTCCGCTGCTATCCCCATGATTCTGTGTAACATCCAACAAAATGTCATTGTCTTTATTTATCATTCTGTCATCTACTGGTTTGCAAGGAGTACTGCTCGATGGTGGGTCCTGAGGCTCTCCCAGATCTAATTGGCTTAGCTGTAGAGATACATCCAGGGTACTGGTTTCCATGCTGGACTGTTCATAGGCCATTCCCTGAGCATTGGTGTCAGAGTCATTCTGAGGCCTTCTTAATATCATGCCATCTGTCCCTTTCACTTGCAGCACTTGCAATTTACATGGTCgtccatagaatgtacaatacaGAAAGTTGCCCGGTAAAACAATCTTGCcgtctagaaaataattttttaaatataaatgttagtaTAACTCTTCACCCATTTCATGTTTAAATAACAATCTATTTCATCTATTAACAAAACCTATCTGACAGAAAGACTAAATCAAAGATAAGAGTATTAATAAAATGATTGCATGAAAAAGAGACAATTCCCATTTGATAGAGCACCATCTGGAGACAGAAGGGCAAGATAACTCTTTAAACTCCTCCATGTTCAATACATCTAGAATTCTatcaactatataaaaaaaaaaaaaaaagtgtggcatTCCACATCCAATAATGAACTAACCTAAAATGGCATACCTAACTAACACTCCAAGATAACATTTCTCACTAGAAAGAGGAAGAGCTTAAGGGTTAAGAGTTTCAGTTCTACCACTGACTTTGTCCAAAGATAAGTCATATATTCTCTCCAGTGCTCTCCAATTCTCTCCAACTGCCAATCAATTAATTGGGGAGAAAAAATTCCTATCCCAAAAGGACATTAATTCATTAAGAATAACACTCTTCACATTATGTTGAAGAAAATTACAATCTATACAAGTCCTCAAAGACACATTACTTTATTAACTGCTACCTTgcttcttataatttaaaaaactatttaaaatgtatgcCTCACCTAGCTTTCTTAGAAGACAACCAGTCAGTTGTTCTTCATTAATATCCACATTTTTGTCACTGTAAAGGGttggggaaagagaaaacagcattaagtacaccagaaactaaatgtaatataaaatttcatGTACATTATTACAAGGCAGACTTAGTCAAAAGAATTAGTTTACAAACTGGAAATGGTTTATACAATTTGGGAATGATTTATGTTTTTCAGGTATTTCTTATAGGCATGAAAATACCATTTGCAATTTAGTGTCCTAATGACCTAAATCAATGTTCTTCAAAATTACCATTCATTACTAGATTATGAAATCATTTCAGTCGATCCcatccagaaattttttttttgatagaataCAAAAATGTCAAAGTACATCACATATAGACTAAATACTGCTTAGAACAGCATTACTTtcttacacatacatacacacatctatATACTCACATATACAGgtacacacatatgtgtgcatatgtgcactgTATTTGTGCACATATGCATATACTGAATCacaatgaaatgtattttttattgtgtgtcATAgccaaaaacatttgaaaaacactGGCCTAAATTAATCACTTCCTTTCTGAAATTGCCTAGCTTGAAGAAAGgcttttatgattattattattttttaagactttatttatttattcatgggagacacagagagagagaggcagagacacagggagagggagaagcaggctccatgcagggagcctgacgtggaactaaatcccaggtctccaggattaggccctgggctgaaggcggcgctaaactgctgagccacccgggctaccagAAAGGCTTTTATTAATAGcttacttcattccttttctaaaatttataaattatctttcaGGAAAATTAAGTCCTTTATTGGACATTACCTAAAAAGGTAGAAATAAGAAGACAGGAGATTAATAGTATAATGAAATTTAATTCTGGAGAGGGGTATGCCTTTCCCTTCTc is from Canis lupus baileyi chromosome 20, mCanLup2.hap1, whole genome shotgun sequence and encodes:
- the AFG2A gene encoding ATPase family gene 2 protein homolog A isoform X7: MSSKKSRKRLNRSAENGSASPTCASSPSGPSLPPAGPGTAAAAGILVVTNFLEMDDKVPKTFQNFLVQLGLNTMKSANICIGRPVLLTSLDGKQEVYTAWPVAGFPGGKVGLSEMAQKNVGVKVGDAIQVQPLLGAVLQAEEMDLALSDKNVDINEEQLTGCLLRKLDGKIVLPGNFLYCTFYGRPCKLQVLQVKGTDGMILRRPQNDSDTNAQGMAYEQSSMETSTLDVSLQLSQLDLGEPQDPPSSSTPCKPVDDRMINKDNDILLDVTQNHGDSSGLGLVEVTELKCSFESARGGNEQLINEERLLKSACVGAKCNTDIFYFISSTTRINFIKVHTNSEEEDNQFKVTYDMIGGLSSQLKAIREIIELPLKQPELFKSYGIPPPRGVLLYGPPGTGKTMIARAVANEVGAYVSVINGPEIISKFYGETEARLRQIFAEATLRHPSIIFIDELDALCPKREGAQNEVEKRVVASLLTLMDGIGSEGSEGQVLVLGATNRPHALDAALRRPGRFDKEIEIGVPNAADRLDILQKLLQRVPHLLTEVELLQLANSAHGYVGADLKALCNEAGLYALRRVLNKQPNLSDSKMAGLVKITLNDFLQGMNDIRPSAMREVAIDVPNVSWSDIGGLENIKLKLKQAVEWPLKHPESFIRMGIQPPKGVLLYGPPGCSKTMIAKALANESGLNFLAIKGPELMNKYVGESERAVREIFRKARAVSPSIIFFDELDALAIERGSSSGAGNVADRVLAQLLTEMDGIEQLKDVTILAATNRPDRIDKEISCQKNFCFSKGNCLGKIHFT